A window of the Verminephrobacter eiseniae EF01-2 genome harbors these coding sequences:
- a CDS encoding dihydrodipicolinate synthase family protein, with the protein MHIRLPQIDGSVKTYALKASPIAPAPAPAPAARPGPFNRSVYAAAHVVVDPWATVDPWDAAPVIDWDSTLAFREHLYRLGFKVAEAMDTAQRGMGLDWPVARELIQRSIGHARAVGGELACGVGTDQLAPGPQVSLAQVEAAYREQLGVVEAEGGRVILMASRALARAANGADDYHALYGRILNDCSQPVILHWLGPMFDPALAAYWGSADLATALETVARLIADNAAKVEGIKVSLLDARWELELRRRLPPGVKMYTGDDFNYAELMAGDEAGHSHGLLGIFDPIAPVAAVALAQLAAGRPREFRQLLDPTVALSREIFRAPTRHYKAGVVFLAWLNGHQAHFSMAAGLSSARGPVHYAKLFELADACGVLSNPELALARMKQFLSVNCGIAG; encoded by the coding sequence ATGCACATCCGTCTTCCGCAGATCGACGGGTCCGTCAAGACCTACGCCCTCAAAGCCAGCCCCATAGCGCCCGCGCCTGCGCCCGCGCCAGCGGCCCGGCCCGGCCCGTTCAACCGCAGCGTCTACGCCGCTGCGCATGTGGTCGTCGACCCGTGGGCCACGGTCGACCCCTGGGATGCAGCGCCGGTGATCGATTGGGACAGCACGCTGGCTTTCCGTGAACACCTCTACCGGCTCGGCTTCAAAGTCGCCGAGGCCATGGACACCGCGCAGCGCGGCATGGGCCTGGACTGGCCGGTGGCGCGTGAACTGATCCAACGCAGCATCGGCCATGCCCGCGCCGTCGGCGGAGAACTGGCCTGCGGGGTCGGCACCGACCAACTGGCCCCGGGGCCGCAGGTCTCATTGGCCCAGGTCGAGGCCGCCTACCGCGAGCAACTCGGCGTGGTCGAGGCCGAAGGCGGCCGGGTCATCCTGATGGCCAGCCGCGCACTGGCCCGGGCGGCCAACGGCGCCGATGACTACCACGCACTGTATGGCCGCATCCTGAACGATTGCTCGCAGCCGGTGATCCTGCATTGGCTCGGCCCGATGTTCGACCCGGCACTGGCGGCCTACTGGGGTTCGGCCGATCTGGCCACGGCGCTGGAGACCGTGGCCCGGCTGATTGCCGACAATGCGGCCAAGGTCGAAGGCATCAAGGTCTCCCTGCTCGACGCCCGATGGGAGCTGGAACTGCGCCGCCGCCTGCCCCCGGGCGTGAAGATGTACACCGGCGACGACTTCAACTACGCCGAACTGATGGCCGGCGACGAGGCCGGCCACTCCCACGGCCTGCTGGGCATCTTCGACCCGATCGCCCCGGTGGCCGCCGTAGCGCTGGCGCAACTGGCCGCCGGACGCCCCCGGGAATTTCGCCAACTGCTGGACCCCACGGTGGCCCTGTCGCGCGAAATCTTCCGCGCACCCACCCGCCACTACAAAGCCGGCGTGGTGTTTCTGGCCTGGCTCAACGGCCACCAAGCGCATTTCTCGATGGCCGCAGGGCTGTCATCGGCCCGTGGCCCGGTCCATTACGCGAAGCTGTTCGAGCTGGCCGACGCCTGCGGTGTGCTGTCCAATCCGGAACTGGCGCTGGCCCGGATGAAGCAGTTTCTGTCGGTGAACTGCGGGATTGCGGGCTGA
- a CDS encoding SRPBCC family protein, which produces MAAVMEKTVLIHGRSPDEVLDFCLDGANFPLIFPEPIRPIGKVDPTQLKITVGREFEFLHWMLYCIPCKWRVRIAQVHPGTAFVDQMLRGPMKRLRHEHIVRPDPCGTLYTDLVSYEAYGGRLVEKLFVNRYMNRLFEARHRNMRRLLENIP; this is translated from the coding sequence ATGGCCGCAGTGATGGAAAAGACAGTTCTGATCCACGGCCGCAGCCCCGACGAGGTACTCGACTTCTGCTTGGACGGCGCCAACTTCCCGCTGATCTTCCCAGAGCCGATCCGCCCGATCGGCAAGGTCGACCCAACTCAGTTGAAGATCACTGTCGGCCGCGAGTTCGAATTCTTGCACTGGATGCTGTATTGCATCCCGTGCAAGTGGCGGGTACGCATAGCGCAGGTGCACCCCGGCACTGCCTTCGTCGATCAGATGCTGCGCGGCCCAATGAAGCGTTTGCGCCATGAGCACATCGTGAGACCAGATCCTTGCGGCACGCTGTACACCGACCTCGTCAGCTACGAGGCCTACGGCGGCCGACTGGTTGAGAAGCTGTTCGTGAATCGATACATGAACCGGCTGTTCGAGGCACGCCACCGCAACATGCGCCGCTTGTTGGAGAACATCCCATGA
- a CDS encoding PDR/VanB family oxidoreductase translates to MTDIGWFDAVVSDTAPLARAIKQFTLRVRQGVYPHFTSGSHLLVRIADGFGGGVNAYSLLDAHGGGATVRIAVRHEPQSRAGSAWMHTLQPGDAIRISAPSNLFALDPSARRHVFIAGGIGITPFMAHLQALRAQDATCHLHYAFRSAADAAFCAGLGARGNVSLYDAARGQRVDLRQLLAALDDADHLYVCGPRRMIDEIEAAGGRLRAERRLHVEQFAQPAPAPSAAFTVRLVRSGCELVVAEDESILDAIERRSPVQVQSLCREGYCGTCETRLLSGSAEHRDQYLNEDERRAQDRIMLCVSRAACATLELDL, encoded by the coding sequence ATGACAGACATCGGTTGGTTCGACGCCGTGGTGTCCGATACCGCGCCGCTGGCGCGTGCGATCAAGCAGTTCACATTGCGGGTCCGACAGGGCGTCTACCCGCACTTTACGTCCGGCAGTCACCTGCTGGTGCGGATTGCGGATGGGTTTGGCGGCGGCGTCAATGCCTACTCGCTGCTGGACGCGCATGGCGGCGGCGCCACGGTGCGAATCGCGGTCAGGCATGAGCCGCAGTCGCGCGCAGGCTCGGCCTGGATGCATACCCTGCAACCGGGCGATGCGATCCGGATCAGCGCGCCGAGCAACCTGTTCGCGCTCGATCCGAGCGCGCGCCGGCATGTGTTCATCGCCGGCGGCATCGGAATTACGCCGTTCATGGCCCACCTCCAAGCCCTGCGCGCGCAGGATGCGACATGCCACTTGCACTACGCGTTCAGGAGCGCCGCAGACGCCGCGTTCTGCGCTGGTCTCGGTGCGCGCGGGAACGTCAGTTTGTATGACGCCGCGCGGGGGCAGCGTGTCGATTTGCGGCAACTGCTGGCCGCGCTCGATGACGCCGACCATCTGTATGTCTGCGGCCCGCGCCGGATGATCGACGAGATCGAGGCCGCAGGGGGGCGCTTGCGTGCCGAACGGCGGCTGCATGTAGAGCAGTTTGCGCAACCGGCGCCAGCGCCCAGCGCGGCGTTCACTGTGCGGCTCGTCCGCAGCGGTTGCGAGCTCGTGGTGGCCGAGGACGAATCGATCCTCGACGCCATCGAGCGGCGCAGTCCGGTGCAGGTGCAAAGCCTGTGCCGCGAAGGGTATTGCGGGACTTGCGAGACGCGCCTGCTGTCAGGCAGTGCCGAGCATCGCGATCAATACCTGAACGAAGATGAGCGGCGCGCGCAAGACCGGATCATGCTGTGCGTGTCACGGGCCGCATGTGCCACCCTGGAACTGGATTTGTAG